From the genome of Nicotiana sylvestris chromosome 2, ASM39365v2, whole genome shotgun sequence, one region includes:
- the LOC138885547 gene encoding uncharacterized protein, whose amino-acid sequence MNGHQTRDCRHLQEEVATLFKNDHLREFLSDQAKNNYGHNRDNVEPLKAGEDPLRQKINMISRGNEINGVTFSETKKTKVSLTHSKRLRKDNITFTEEDADGLFLPHNNALVISLNVLDFKIKRVLVDPGSSANII is encoded by the coding sequence ATGAATGGACACCAGACAAGGGACTGTCGACACCTCCAGGAAGAAGTGGCAACATTATTTAAGAATGATCATCTTAGAGAATTCTTGAGTGACCAAGCTAAGAACAATTATGGTCATAACCGGGACAATGTTGAACCCTTGAAAGCAGGAGAAGATCCCCTGCGGCAAAAAATCAACATGATCTCCAGAGGGAACGAGATCAACGGGGTCACCTTTTCGGAAACAAAAAAGACGAAAGTATCACTAACCCATAGCAAAAGGCTCCGGAAAGACAATATCACTTTTACGGAGGAGGACGCAGACGGATTGTTTCTACCACACAATaatgcattggtaatttctttaaatgtaCTAGATTTTAAGAttaaacgtgttctagtggatccaggaAGTTCAGCTAATATCATATAA